The genomic window GTGTGCGAGGGCGCTGCGGGCGTCGTGCAACGCGTCGCTCATGAAGCGGATGAAAACGGCGTGTGGCCGTTGTCCGCTGCGCAACTCGGCCTCTGGTTCCTGTGGCGTGCGCAGCCGCAGAGTGCCGCGTACAACATTCCGGTCGCAATCCGCCTGCGTGGCACGCTCGATGCCGATGCGCTTCGTGAAGCGCTCGCGCAGGCGGCGGCACGTCATCCGGCATTGCGCACGCAACTGGTCGAACGCGACGGCGCGTTGCCTGGGCAACGCATCATGCCGATGTGGCGTGTCGAGTTGCCGGTGATCGATCTGGCGGGCCGCATCGATGAAGCCAGGCGCCTCGTCGATGAAGATGCACTCACGCCTTTCGATCTCGCGAGTGCGGATCATCTCTGGCGCGCGCGTCTTGTGCGTCTCGCCGAGGACGATCATGTGCTGTCGCTCGTTGTGCATCACATCGTGTCGGATGGTCAGTCGATCGATCTCTGGCTCGATGACATTCGCGCGACCTATGTGGCGTTGCAGAAGGGCGCATCGGTGTCGGAACGTTCTTCGCATGCGCTCGTGTTACCGGCATCGGCATCGGGCGCGCGGCTCGCATTCTGGCGCGATGCGCTGCAAGACTTGCCTGCGATCGAACTGCCTTCGCCCGCAACTGGTCGCGTCGATGAACCGCAGTGGCTCGCGAGCCGCATTGCCTTCGATCTCGACGACACGCTCGTCGAACGCGCCCGCGCTTTCGCGCTCGAATGCCACGCCACGTTGCCGATGCTGCTGCACGCTGCCCTCAACGCAGCGTTGCATCGTTTGACAGGCGCGCACGATCAACCGGTGGGCGTGCTCGCCTCGACACGCGAAGCGACGGGCGATGCCGCGCGCGATGCGCTCGGCCTCTTCATCAACGCTGTGGTCGTGCGCACGCGCATGACGCATGACGACACGCCTGCGAGCTTGCTCGCCACGGTACGCGACGCCGCGCTCGCGGCCTATGCGCATGCAGACGTGCCGTTCGCCGATGTCGTCGCGGCGCTGCACGCGCAGCGGCCCGGCGCGGGCAATCCGCTGTTTCAGGTGATGTTCAATTACTTGCGCCCGGCGGCGATGGCTTCGCGCGACTGGGCCGGCCTCGCGATCGAAGGCTTCGACGACGTGCGTCATCGCGTGGTGTTCGACCTTGAATTGGATGTCACCGAACATCCGGATGCGCGCGTGAGCGTGGCATTTTCATATGCGATCGAACGCGTCGATGGTGCGTTCGTCGAAGCGCTGGCGCAATGCTATCGCGCGCTAATCGAACAGTTCGTTCATGCGCCGCATGACGCGTTCGACGCATGCGAGCCACGCTTTGCAGGCGTGTCGCAAACGCACCGCGCACCGCAGACCGATATCGACGCAAGCAACGAAGCGCAGGCGCTTGCGTACATCTGGCGCGATCTCTTCGAAGGTCAGACGCTTGCCTTCGATGACGACGTGTTCGAAGCGGGCGCGACATCGTTTGCCGTCGTGCGTTTCGTCGATGCCGCGCGCCGTGCGGGCTTCGATATCGCGATTCAGGACATCTTCGCCACGCCGCATTTCGCGGGCCTCGGCGCGACGCTCATGCGCCGTGCCGCGCTGGCATCGACCCATGACATGTGAGAGAACCAGGGACATGAAGAAAGAAACCGTATTCGATCTGATCGGCGTGGGCTTTGGACCGTCGAATCTGTCGCTCGCCGTGCGGCTCGCCGAAGAGAGCGCGACTTCGAACATGAAGCATTGCTTCATCGAACGGCAGCGCGAGTTCGGCTGGCATCGCGACATGCTGCTCGACGACTGCCGCATGCAGATTTCCTTCCTCAAGGATCTCGTCACCCAGCGCGATCCGACGAGCCGCTTCACGTTCATCAATTATCTGTTCGAGCGCGGACGCCTGAACGAATTCGTGAACCTGAAGAACTTCTATCCGACACGCGTCGAGTTTCACGACTATCTGAGCTGGGTCGCGCAGACCTTCGACGAGCGCGTGCACTACGGGCAATCCGTCACGGCCATCGAACCGGTGCTTGCAGCGAACGGCGATGTGAGCGCGTTGCGTGTGGTGTCGCAGGACGAGGACGGACGTGAATGGCGGCGCGTGACGAATGCGCTGTCCATCGGCGTCGGCGGTACGGCGCGTGTGCCGGAGCCGTTCGCATCGCTCGGGCCGCATAACGTGATCCATTCGTCGGCGTATCTGAGTTCGATCGAGCGCATCGCGGGCGATCAGCGCAGCGGCAAGAAGCGCATCGCGGTGATCGGCGCGGGACAGAGCGCGGCGGAAGTGTTCTCGGATATCGCGCGCCGCTTCCCGCATGTCGATGCGACGCTCGTCATTCGTGCAAGCGCACTCAAGCCCGCCGACGACACGCCCTTCGTCAACGAGATTTTCAGCCCGGAATTTACGGACGTCATGTATGCGCAATCGGAGGACGGACGCCGCTCGCTGATGGAGCGTTTCCGCGATACGAACTACGCGGTGGTCGATCGTCCGCTGATCGAACAGATCTACGAAATGCTCTATTTGCAGAAGGTTTCCGATGAAGCGCGGCATCGTTTGCTGGCGAACACGGTCATCGAAAACACTGCGCGCCGCGCAAACGGCGAGATCGAACTGACGATGCGCGACGTGCTCAGCGGACACGCACACGCAGAGCGCTTCGACGCGCTGGTGCTCGCAACGGGCTATCGGCGAGATACGCACGTCGCGTTGCTGGATGGTCTCGCGCCACATCTCGGCGATGCGCTCGCGCAACGCAACGTGGGCCGCGATTATCGGCTCGTCACGCCGTCGAACTTCAAGGCGCGCATCTATCTACAAGGCTGCTGCGAAGACAGTCACGGTCTCTCCGACACGCTGCTATCCGTACTGGCCGTGCGTTCGGACGAGATCGCCGCGTCGCTTGCCGATGCGGGACAAGAGAACGCCGCCGCACAGCGCACGGCGGATGACAAGAAGACCGGGGTGAGCGGCGGCCGCGTGGCTATCGCTCTTTGACAAAGCAGCGGCATGAACGAAGCCGCATTGGGATTGGAGAGAAGAAGAATGAAGTGGGGAAGAGGGACGACGCGCCGCACGCGCGTACGGCGCAGCGCGTTCGCGATGGCAACGATCGCGGCGTTCGGTCTGGCGGCGATGCATCATGCTCAGGCACAGGAGCAGCAACAACAGCAAGCACAGCAAGCCCAGCAAGCACAGGAAAGCACGCTGCCCGCGGTGCGCGTGAATGCAACGGCGGACAACGACGATACGGTCGGCCTCGTCGCGCGCAAGAGCCGCACCGGCACGAAGACCGACACGCCTATCGACGAGATTCCGCAAACGATCAACGTCGTGACGTCGACGCAGATCGAGGAAACGGGCGCCACCAGCATCAACGAAGCCTTGCGATATATCCCGGGCTTTTCGTCGTATGGCGCGGACGTGCGTTCCGACTGGTACTCGGCGTTGCGCGGCTTTACGCCGACCGTGTTCGTCGATGGCCTGCAGGTGCCCAACACGCTGAATCTGTCGAGCTGGCGCGTCGATCCGTACATGATCGACAGCATCACGATTCTGCGCGGACCGACTTCGGTGCTGTACGGACAAGGCGATCCGGGCGCGATCGTCGACGTGCAGAGCAAGCTTGCCGATGGCGGACGTTATCGCGAAGCCGGCGTGCAGATCGGCGACTATGCGCGCAAGCAGGTGCAGTTCGATATCGGCGACAAGATCGACAAGGACGGAATATGGTCGTATCGCGTGCTCGCAGTGGGACGCGACGGCAATTCGCTGACGGGTCCGCACGCGGAGCAGCGCTTCGCGATTTCGCCATCGGTGCGCTGGCAGCCGAACGCGAATACGTCGCTGACGATTGCGGCGAGTTATCTGCAGGATTGGGGCGATGCATCGAACAATTTCCTGCCGGCGCAAGGCACGGTGCTGCCGAATCCGAACGGCAAGATATCGCCGGACCTGTACACGGGCGATCCGACCTACTCGTACTATCGCAAGAAGGAATGGTCGATCGGCTATCAGTTCGAGCACAAGTTCAACGACATCTGGACGTTCCGGCAAAACACGCGCTGGATGCATCTGTCGCTCGATAACGGCGCGGTGTGGGGCGGAGGGCTCGACGCGAGCGATCCGACCGAACAGACGCTCGCGCGCTATGCAGGCCTGTTTCAGCCGAACTACAGCCGCTTCGACATCGACAATCAGGCGCAGGCGCGCTTCGGGACGGGTCCGCTCGAACATACCGTGCTGCTCGGCTTCGAATACAACCGCCAGAACTCGACGGACAGTGAATGGCTCGCGCAGGCGCCGAGCCTGAACATGTACAACCCGGTCTACACGCCGGTGTCGACCGCGATTTTCAGCGGCCCGGATTCCTTCGGCCAGACCAACACCCGCACGACGCTCGATTCGTTCGGCGTCTATGCGCAGGATCAGGTCAAGTGGAACCGCTGGATGCTGACCGTGGGCGCGCGCGAAGACTGGAGCAATACGAAGCAGGACGATATCGTCGGCGGCACGCAGCTCAAGCAGGACGACAGCGCGTTCACGGGCCGCGTCGGCCTCACGTATCTCGGCGATTACGGGCTTTCGCCGTACATCAGCTATTCGACGTCGTTCAATCCGATCATCGGCGTGAGGATGGCCGATGGCGGGCTGCCCGCGCCGACGAAGGGCCGGCAGATCGAAGCGGGCCTGCGCTGGCAACCGGCGGGCAAGAATCTGATGCTCGGCGCGGCGGTGTATCAGATCAACCAGAAGAACGTGCTCACGCCCGATCCGAACGATCCGACCGGAACGTTCTCCGTGCAGACCGGCGAAGTGCGTTCGCGCGGCATCGAACTGAGCGCGGTGGGCAACGTCACGCGCAATCTGTCGGTGATCGCGGCGTACGTCTATCAGGATGTGAAGAACATCAGCGCGAACGACGACACGCTCGGCAAGTGGCCCGTATCGATTCCGCTGCCGCGTCAGATGGCATCGCTATGGGCGGACTGGACCTTCCATTCGGGACCGCTCGATGGCCTCGGCTTCGGCGGCGGCATTCGCTATCAAAGCGCGCTTGCGGGCGCGGCCGACAACTCGCTGCGCATCCCGAGCTACACGACATACGACGCGGCGGTTCACTACGACATGCCGCACTGGCGCTTCGCGGTCAACGCGCAGAACATCTTCAATCGCACGTTCGTGAGCGGTTGCCAGTCGGATTCGGCCTGCTTCTATGGCAATCCGCGCACGGTGATCGCAAGCGCCCGCTATAACTGGTGATGATCGCGGGCGGCGTCTCGCGCGCCGCCCATTTATCGAAGACGATTCAATGACGAAGACAAAACTGGTCTACATCATGTCCTTGCGCAACGCGGCG from Caballeronia insecticola includes these protein-coding regions:
- a CDS encoding TonB-dependent siderophore receptor encodes the protein MKWGRGTTRRTRVRRSAFAMATIAAFGLAAMHHAQAQEQQQQQAQQAQQAQESTLPAVRVNATADNDDTVGLVARKSRTGTKTDTPIDEIPQTINVVTSTQIEETGATSINEALRYIPGFSSYGADVRSDWYSALRGFTPTVFVDGLQVPNTLNLSSWRVDPYMIDSITILRGPTSVLYGQGDPGAIVDVQSKLADGGRYREAGVQIGDYARKQVQFDIGDKIDKDGIWSYRVLAVGRDGNSLTGPHAEQRFAISPSVRWQPNANTSLTIAASYLQDWGDASNNFLPAQGTVLPNPNGKISPDLYTGDPTYSYYRKKEWSIGYQFEHKFNDIWTFRQNTRWMHLSLDNGAVWGGGLDASDPTEQTLARYAGLFQPNYSRFDIDNQAQARFGTGPLEHTVLLGFEYNRQNSTDSEWLAQAPSLNMYNPVYTPVSTAIFSGPDSFGQTNTRTTLDSFGVYAQDQVKWNRWMLTVGAREDWSNTKQDDIVGGTQLKQDDSAFTGRVGLTYLGDYGLSPYISYSTSFNPIIGVRMADGGLPAPTKGRQIEAGLRWQPAGKNLMLGAAVYQINQKNVLTPDPNDPTGTFSVQTGEVRSRGIELSAVGNVTRNLSVIAAYVYQDVKNISANDDTLGKWPVSIPLPRQMASLWADWTFHSGPLDGLGFGGGIRYQSALAGAADNSLRIPSYTTYDAAVHYDMPHWRFAVNAQNIFNRTFVSGCQSDSACFYGNPRTVIASARYNW
- a CDS encoding lysine N(6)-hydroxylase/L-ornithine N(5)-oxygenase family protein, coding for MKKETVFDLIGVGFGPSNLSLAVRLAEESATSNMKHCFIERQREFGWHRDMLLDDCRMQISFLKDLVTQRDPTSRFTFINYLFERGRLNEFVNLKNFYPTRVEFHDYLSWVAQTFDERVHYGQSVTAIEPVLAANGDVSALRVVSQDEDGREWRRVTNALSIGVGGTARVPEPFASLGPHNVIHSSAYLSSIERIAGDQRSGKKRIAVIGAGQSAAEVFSDIARRFPHVDATLVIRASALKPADDTPFVNEIFSPEFTDVMYAQSEDGRRSLMERFRDTNYAVVDRPLIEQIYEMLYLQKVSDEARHRLLANTVIENTARRANGEIELTMRDVLSGHAHAERFDALVLATGYRRDTHVALLDGLAPHLGDALAQRNVGRDYRLVTPSNFKARIYLQGCCEDSHGLSDTLLSVLAVRSDEIAASLADAGQENAAAQRTADDKKTGVSGGRVAIAL